One Oncorhynchus mykiss isolate Arlee chromosome 9, USDA_OmykA_1.1, whole genome shotgun sequence genomic window, agaacttgttctcaacttgcctacctggttaaataaaggttaaataaaaaataaaaaaaatatgtgattGGTGATTCATTTACATTtatccctcattttaaggtcaaacTTATTATGTGAACTGAACACTTGTTTTAATATTACTACtccttttacattttttattcagaAGAAatatctaatagtcaaatcatagagtaaaagcaggtgagctggttctactctttttgggcGTTTTGTGGTGGAAAAGTGTGAATCGAGCATAACAAGTCAACTGTGTTACCCATACATAGGCTAGAAATTTAAACTTGCAAGGGAATTTATGGTTATTTAAGATTAAATCATCAACCCTGATATGGTCAACACAATTTGTGTTTTGTTAGCAAGTTAGACTACCCAAAATGCACTCTTTTGGTGCATTGACCCAATTGATGTGTAGGATTGCTGAGAGTATAGATTTGAACTAGGCCTACAAATAAGATAAACCTTTGATAATGATTTTCATTATCAAATAAATTGTTTTGAAAACGAGTTACACACAAACTCTGACGCATCATTTCGAATTACATAGTAATAAGTAAGTAATTATATGCACACAGCTGCCACAGATGAGATACAGCTTTTTTAAGATAGAAAATGCACTATTTAGAACCAAACGAGAATATATTCAATACAATTACTTAAGCCATTGTAAAATCAAGCAAATCCATTTGTATATAGAAGGCTAGTAGATAATGACAATGATAATTACaaggatggtgatgatgatgctgtTGTTATAATGTATTATCAAACCCACAAAGATCAATTGATTATGGAGCCATCGATATGTCTTTACAATTTGAGTAGAAGGTGTAACTGTAGCTTATAGCCTAATAgtgcaataaataaataagacaaaAAGAAACCTAATGAGTAATAAAAATACActaaataaaatatacatttaaacATGTAGCCTACAAGGGACTGTAGCTAAATTAGCAACAGATAACATGAAAGTCTGCGACCACTGATTCTACAGGTGGATTTTGTGTAACGCACAGCCTTAGCATCCTTCTCCAGCGCGCAAGCGGGTGATcgatacagatagagagagagagaataaaacaaTGCGCTCAGCTAGGCCATGGCACATGAGTTCCTAAATCATGAATTCCAGTCAGGTGTTCAACCGTACCGGTCCATGCATTGCGCAACCTTTCGAGAACAGGACGGATGGCAATCACATCTTCGACCTCGGTGGATGCCTCTTTTTGTCCATGATGCCATTTGATACTGAAGTAAATGTGCTGATTTGTGTGTTCTTGATGCTCACCATCCTCTCTTTGGCTCTTAACGGATTCACTTTGTTGGGACTTGGACGCTCAGAGGACCTGTCTTGGGAGCCACGCTATGCCCTGTTGAAGAACCTGATTCTGAGTGACATTGTGCAAACCATCAATTTGGGCCCGTTTGTGACTCACTGCTTATGGCAGAGAAGGACAATGAACTTCGACACCTGGTGCCTCATCCAGTATTTCACAGGCAGCACCTGTATCTTCTGCACACTCATCACCATCACCTGCATGGCCATTGAGCGATACCTGTATGTGTGCCATGCCATCCACTACCTGTCCATCCTCACCCCACTGCGCCTTCGCCTCACTATCAGCCTCACCTGGGTCTTGTCCATCAGCGTTGGCTGCATTAACATCACCCTACTACACCTGGGGGAGGGGGGATATGGCACAGCAACCTCTGGACTCATATGTGAGCCTGACACAGTGGAACGCCACATGGGTTTCCCCAGGGCAGCGGCTATCACCCGCAAGCTGGTGGGCTTCATCATCACCCTGCTCTGCCTCCTCAGCTACTTCTTTGCCTATGTGCGGATGTACCAGGACGCCCGCAACGCTGTGGTGCCCTTCAACACGGTGAACACGCGGGCGCGCAACACTGTGCTTTTCTACTGTGGGATGTTGTTCTTGCAGCTGCTCCCTATGTTCCTCAAGATCACCTCAGATGCTCTGTGGGAGCTGGAGGGCACAGGGGCCATGATGGCTCCCCTGACGACTCTCTCTGGGGCTGGGACCTCGCTGTCGGCCGGCACCCTGCACATTTCCCTCCTGGCTCTCATCCTGGTGCCTCCCTGCATCAACCCCCTCATCTATGGCCTCCGCAACTGGGAGGTGCGTCAGGCGTTGCCCAGACTCTTCTGGTGGAAGGGTGAACGCCCTGAGCTAGACATGGACAGGACTTGTGTCTCCCAGATATGGCAACTGAGGAGAGGTACGATGAGGAGCATTGAAGTTGGGAGGAGAGATAAAAACCTGGGAAGGAAATGTACAATGGTTATCAAGGATACATAGTAAGGACAGAGTGCAGTAGGGACCAAAATGACCAGTTTTATAATATTATACCGACTGTTATTGGTATATTGTTTGTGTAGTGTAAACTGAGGCACTTGATATTGTATTTTAATAATTTATTTTCATTGACAAGGTTCTCATTCTTTTGCTGTATGCTCTTTCAATATCTCATCATGAGTGGCTCTCAATAGTGTGGTAAGGTAACTAAATCAAACTTAAGTCAAATCACTtgttgtatctgtactttactatttctgACTACTTTtattccactacattcctaaataaaatatgtACCTTTTACTCCCATACATTTCGCTGACACCCAAAAATTACCTTTCGATTGCTCAGGCAGGACAGAAATATGGTCCAATTGATGCACCTATCAATACAATgcgttgtcatccctactgcccttgatctggcagactcactaaacacaaatactgacttcacaggaggttggtggcaccttcattggggaggacgggcttgtggtaatggctggagcagaataagtgcaaatgtatcaaatacatcaaacacatggtttccatgttttTGGTGCCATTCCATGTgcttcgttccagccattattaggaGCAGTGAGGATGAGACAATAACAGTGATGTGGGTACATGTTTAAAGTCCTAGATGACCGTTTTGTTGTATATTTTATTTAATGTTCTGAGAGTATGATTGTTTTCATTTTATTACAGGAGCAGCTGCCTTCTTGTCCAGGTATTTCATTTATTGATTTCTCTTTGTGGGATTTCCTGGATAGAAATGGATAGAAACTGTCATAGCATGTTCCATCAGCCTTGATACATACTCACTTGCTGTTTATAGTTATTTTTGCTCAAATTACACAAGGTCAGGTGATTTTCAGATGATCACATCTGAATTATTCAAATTCAACATCCAATTTACGTTTATACTTTGAATAACattaaacatgttttaaaacTAATCTGTTGGCATAATTGGGAATagattttatatatttatattctattTCAGTTTCATTGAAAGACCACATAATGAACCCATATTGTTTTATGCACTTCTGATTAATACACAATCTGTAGTATAAATGATTGTTGTCAGGGTTTATTCATCAACTGATTGTCCTGCCACATTTTCAAACATAATAATCTACTGCAGTGTTCATCAACTAGGTTTGGCCTCGGTCCAAATTGTTTCTGAGCTAATAGTCGtcgggccagaacataattagtAATTAGCACAATGAATAGGCCTACACTACAAATGAAACAAAATGTTAAACACATCGGATTAGTACATATAAATAAACTCAGtgacaataatataataatttcgATCTGAATACGGTCATAAAAGCTCCATGTCTCTATTCAATTATTATCTTTGTCTATTTCTCTGTGCATTGATTGGTGGGGAAAACAGGTATACGTAGGCTACTGTATGTTACACCATTATTTTTAACGTCAACATTCGTTCAGAACAATTAGATTGATAGCAGGGGAAAATGTGTTCTCAAAAAGTATCAAAAGAAAGGTGGACAATGAAAATCGAAGTTTCAGGGAAGGATGTACAGAGATATGTGTTCATCTTACCGTATTTTCCCAATGCCAAGCCActgtcttatttacaatgaaaatGACGCCGTTTGCGAATAATTAAATATCAGACGTCATTATGAATCTAAACATGGAACTTTAAAAGTGGCCTCCCGCTCCAGACAGAAGCGTTAACTGCAAGCTACACACATGGCTTTTATGGCTGACCAATTCTGTCACTTAAACGGGTTAAATCTGCAGTTATAAGGAAGAGGGAAAAGCGTGAGACCTTTACTAGGAAGCTTGAGTTGTTTGATTTTTATTTGTTAGGCTATTGCACTTAAGCACAATGAAGAACGCCAGGCAGAGGGACCAGACAACTTCTCCACCAGATTTGATGACTACAGCATGCCCAAGGATATCATTGCGTTTGTACGTGATGCTTTCAAAGTCTGCCCAGGTGGATAATTATCCTCCCGTGCTAAGAAAACGATACCCTCGCTGAATGAGGCCGCAATTCAAAATGAACTAATTGAATTCCAGACATCGAGCCATCTCAGGGGTGTACTCAGGAGTGCAGTGTCTTTGTTAGCGTTTTGGGTGGTATACTCAGAGGAATACAGCACAAAGAGACGTGCATTTGATTTGCTAACAATGTTTGGATCGATTTACGCCTGCGAGTCCTAATTTTCCTATTTGAACGCAGTATAGATTAACGACAGGAACTTGCTTTCTCATAAATCAATCGAGGACTGCCTATGTATCAAAATCACATCCATCTCACGCGACATCCACAAGATCGTGTCCAAGGGGAAATGTAACTAACTTAGTGCCTATATGACTGTAATTAGTAAATACTAACATTATGAATGCTTATCCACAGATATTTAGGCATCAAAGTGACATTATTTTCTGTTTGTTCTGTCGTTACAGGAACAAGCTATCCCGAtacagttgtcacgccctgatctgtttcacctgttcctgtgattgtctccaccccctccaggtgtcacttattttccccagtgtatttaacctggtgttccctgtctctctgtgtcagttcgtcttgtatgttagtCAAGTTAACAGTGTGTTTTTCGCGTACTCCTGTGCTATTCTCGGTTTAGAGTTCTCCTGGTTCTGACCCCCACCTGACTCTGCACTACTttcctgcctgcctgatcatcctgcctgcccttcggtacctattggattctgatctggttttgacctttttcctGTCCTTGACTTTTCtgttgcctacccctttggataaATAAACATTCTAAGACTcctaccatctgcctcctgtgtgtgCATCTGGGTCTCCTCTTGTGCCTTGATACAGACATTTGCTTTTTTCTTTAATTGATTGTTTTATGTAGGATGCTGTGTTTTTGGCCAGTTGCAATTGTAAATAAGCCTAATAAAAAAAATCACacgtaatttaaaaaaatgtattgtaaaaAGGTGCTGTTACGCCTCATACCTCAGCCTGTTAAGTTATTTTTATAAAGG contains:
- the LOC110531191 gene encoding olfactory receptor 5AN1 produces the protein MLTILSLALNGFTLLGLGRSEDLSWEPRYALLKNLILSDIVQTINLGPFVTHCLWQRRTMNFDTWCLIQYFTGSTCIFCTLITITCMAIERYLYVCHAIHYLSILTPLRLRLTISLTWVLSISVGCINITLLHLGEGGYGTATSGLICEPDTVERHMGFPRAAAITRKLVGFIITLLCLLSYFFAYVRMYQDARNAVVPFNTVNTRARNTVLFYCGMLFLQLLPMFLKITSDALWELEGTGAMMAPLTTLSGAGTSLSAGTLHISLLALILVPPCINPLIYGLRNWEVRQALPRLFWWKGERPELDMDRTCVSQIWQLRRV